In one window of Ovis aries strain OAR_USU_Benz2616 breed Rambouillet chromosome 3, ARS-UI_Ramb_v3.0, whole genome shotgun sequence DNA:
- the FKBP4 gene encoding peptidyl-prolyl cis-trans isomerase FKBP4 encodes MTAEETKTAESGAQSAPLPLEGVDISPKQDEGVLKVIKREGTGTETPMIGDRVFVHYTGWLLDGTKFDSSLDRKDRFSFDLGKGEVIKAWDIAVATMRVGEVCHITCKPEYAYGLAGSPPKIPPNATLVFEVELFEFKGEDLTEEEDGGIIRRTRTRGEGYAKPNEGAIVEVALEGYFKDQMFDQRELRFEIGEGESMDLPCGLEKAIQRMEKGEHSIVYLKPSYAFGSTGKEKFQIPPNAELKYEIHLKSFEKAKESWEMSSEEKLEQSTIVKERGTVYFKEGKYKQAVLQYKKIVSWLEYESSFSDEDAEKAQALRLASHLNLAMCHLKLQAFSAAIENCNKALELDSNNEKGLFRRGEAHLAVNDFDLARADFQKVLQLYPSNKAAKAQLVVCQQRIRKQLEKEKKLYANMFERLAEEENKAKAAVAAGDQPADAEMRDEPKNDVAGVQPQVEAEA; translated from the exons ATGACCGCCGAGGAGACGAAGACGGCCGAGAGCGGAGCGCAGTCGGCGCCGCTGCCCCTCGAAGGCGTGGACATCAGCCCCAAGCAGGATGAAGGGGTGCTTAAG gTCATCAAGCGAGAGGGCACGGGCACGGAGACACCCATGATCGGGGACCGTGTCTTTGTCCACTACACAGGCTGGCTGCTCGATGGCACCAAGTTCGACTCCAGCCTGGACCGCAAGGACAGGTTCTCCTTCGACCTGGGGAAAG GGGAGGTCATCAAGGCTTGGGATATCGCCGTGGCGACCATGAGGGTGGGTGAAGTGTGCCACATCACCTGCAAGCCGGAGTACGCCTACGGCTTGGCGGGCAGCCCCCCGAAGATCCCTCCCAACGCCACGCTTGTGTTTGAG GTGGAGCTGTTCGAGTTCAAGGGTGAGGACCTGACAGAAGAGGAAGACGGCGGGATCATCAGGAGAACACGGACGCGGGGGGAGGGCTATGCCAAGCCCAACGAAGGCGCCATTGTGGAGG TTGCACTGGAAGGGTACTTCAAGGACCAGATGTTTGACCAGCGGGAGCTCCGCTTTGAGATTGGCGAGGGGGAGAGCATGGATCTGCCCTGTGGTCTGGAGAAAGCCATCCAGCGCATGGAAAAAGGagaacattccattgtatatctcaAGCCCAG CTATGCTTTCGGCAGCACTGGGAAGGAGAAGTTCCAGATCCCACCAAATGCTGAGCTGAAGTATGAAATACATCTCAAGAGTTTTGAGAAG GCCAAGGAGTCCTGGGAGATGAGTTCAGAGGAGAAGCTGGAGCAGAGCACCATAGTGAAGGAGCGAGGCACTGTGTACTTCAAG GAAGGCAAGTACAAGCAAGCTGTGCTGCAGTACAAGAAGATTGTGTCCTGGCTGGAGTACGAGTCCAGCTTCTCTGATGAGGACGCAGAGAAGGCGCAGGCCCTTCGGCTGGCCTCCCACCTCAACCTGGCCATGTGTCATCTGAAGCTACAAGCCTTCTCTGCTGCCATTGAAAACTGCAACAAG GCCCTGGAACTAGACAGCAACAACGAGAAAGGCCTCTTCCGCCGGGGAGAGGCCCACCTGGCAGTGAATGACTTTGATTTGGCACGGGCTGACTTCCAGAAGGTTCTCCAGCTCTACCCCAGCAACAAGGCGGCCAAGGCCCAGCTGGTCGTGTGCCAGCAGCGCATCCGCAAGCAGCTTGAGAAAGAGAAGAAGCTCTACGCCAACATGTTTGAGAGGCTGGCTGAGGAGGAGAACAAG GCCAAGGCCGCAGTGGCTGCAGGAGACCAGCCGGCTGACGCTGAGATGAGGGACGAGCCGAAGAATGACGTGGCTGGGGTCCAGCCTCAGGTGGAGGCGGAAGCATAG